A region of Verrucomicrobiota bacterium DNA encodes the following proteins:
- a CDS encoding amino acid adenylation domain-containing protein has protein sequence MKIRGNRVELGEIESALTRHEKVREAAVTLRRNVSGESSLVAYVVLKHVKATDETSGARLSEVSSVQ, from the coding sequence GTGAAGATTCGCGGGAACCGCGTTGAACTGGGCGAAATTGAATCCGCGCTGACTCGGCACGAAAAAGTCCGGGAAGCCGCGGTGACGTTGCGCCGGAACGTGAGCGGCGAGAGTTCTCTGGTGGCTTACGTCGTGCTTAAGCACGTCAAGGCCACGGATGAAACCAGTGGCGCACGACTATCCGAGGTTTCCTCCGTCCAATGA